GTCGCCTTCGAAGCATGGAAGGACGCCGCCATCCGCGAGCGCTGGCTCCCGCGCACTCCCCTCTCCGTCCGCAAGGCCACGCCGCACAAATCCATCCGCATCCTCTGGCCCGACGAGACGACGCTCTCCGTGAACTTCTGGCCGAAAGGCCCGCTCAAGTGCCAAGTCGTGCCCGAGCACAGCAAGCTCCCCGACGCCGCCACCGCCGAGCGCATGAAGACCTACTGGACCGTGCAACTCGACGCGCTCTGCGCGTTCCTCGAGCAAAAAGCCTGACGCGCCCTCGCGCTTGCGCGGAAACCTCGCGCGCCGCGGCGCGTTTTCCCGCTTGCTGGCCCCGCGTCGACGCGGCGCAGTAAAAGGATGCGTCTCAGGCACCGCATCCTCGTCGCCGCTCTCGCGGCGCTGCTCCTCCCCGTCGTCGTTCACGCGCAGGAAGTGCAGGCCCACGGACTCGCCTTCGAACGCTGGGTGCGCGACACGTTTTTCGACGGCTACAAGCCCGCCAGCTACACGCAGCGCTGGGACATCCCCGCCGACGCGAACAAGGACCACGGCGGCATCCCCGTGAACCCGAAGGCCGTGAAATTCGGCACGCCCGTCGACCTCGGCGACGCGTTCCGCCAATACGAGATCAACGAGCCGTTCATCCTCGTCCTCGGCTTTTGGGAACAGGACGGCGACGAGAAGCGCTTCGTCAACATCGTCGCGCCCCGCATCGATCCGGAAAAATGGAAATCGCTCTGGGGCGACGTCACCTACGCCGACCTCCTCAAACTCGACGACCTGATCAAGGACCCCGCGCGCCCGATCGAAGAGATCCGCAAACTCGCCCTCAAAACGAAAGCCTCGCCGCCGTTCACCACCGCCGTGATCCAGGTGAACCCGAAGATCGACGCGCGCCAGCGCCGCCTCCAGTGCTCGCTGCGTTTCGCCGACGTGTTCAAGCACCTCGCGCCCGGCATCGAGCCGCGGCCCGCCGACGGAGCCGTCCTCTGGGGCGTCCCCTTCCCCGGTCCGCTCGCCTCGCCCGCGCGCGAATTTCCCGCAAAGCCGTAAGCCCGCTCAAGGCTGCGCTCGCGGCGCCGTTTTCAACGCCGCCGCCACCGCGCCCACCGCGATCTCGCGCGGCACGACCAGCCGCCAGCTCCCCTCCACCCGTCGGAACGCCAGCACCGCGTCCCGCGCCAGCCCGCCGCCGCGCTCCGTGCGCGTGCGCAACGCGACGTCGCCGTTGTTCAACGTCAGCGCCGCCACCGGCCCGATCGCGCTCAAATCCTGCGGCACCTGCACCGCGATGAGCGTCGCCAGCATGTTTTCCGGCGAACCGTAGCTCGCGCGCGCCTCGTCCGACAGCTGCGCGAACGCCGCCGCCAGCTCCTTCCGCCCCGCCGCGTCGATCGCCAGCAGCGTCGCGAGCTTTTCCGTCTCCCCCCGCGTCGCCGCCCACACGAAACTCTCCAGCGCCGCCTCCGGCGCCGCCGCACCCGCATCGCGCCAGTCCGCGCTCTTCACCATCGGCCCGCGGAGCGGCGGCAGGTTCTCCTTCGCGGGCGATTTCCCGGGCGCGGATGCGATCAACTCGCCGCTTTCGCTCGCGAGCGCCCGCTCGATTTTCGCGAGATCCTCCCGCGCTCGCAGCCATTCCTCCTGTTGCCGGCGCAGCTGCGCGAGCTCGTCCGCGGTCGCGGACGAACGCAGCGCCGGTGTCGCGCGCGACCGTGCGAGTTGCCGCGCGATGAGCCGGTCGCGTTCGGCGCGCAGCGCGACCGCACGCGAGTGCTGCCACATCCCCAGCGCGCCGAACACGCCGATGCTGCCAGCCAGGCAAAGCCACATGAATGCGCGCGGATTCATCGCTTCAAAACCAGTCGTCGGTGTCGCGCTGCACCGTGAAGACGAGCGCCATCTCCGCCCGCGTGTTCACCGGCATGCCCGCCTTCTGGCCCGGCGCGAACTTCCACTCCGCCAACGCCGCCAGCGCCGGCTCGTCGAACGCGCCGTGCGTCGACGACAGCACCTTCGCATCCGCGACCGCCCCGTCGGACCCGATGACAAAACTCACCACGGCGTGCCCCGTGATGCCGAACTCGAGCATCACCGCCGGATACGTCGGCGGCACCTGTTTCAGAGGACGCGGCTTCAAGTCCAGCTCCGCCAACGGCAGCACCGGACCGGCGGGCGCCGCCTTGCGCGGCCGCACCGGCACCGTCGCCGCGCGAGACGCCTGCCTTTTCTGCAGCTCGTCGAACCGCTCGCGCACGCGTGCCTGCAATCCCGGCAACTCCGCGGCCGCCGCGCGCAACCGCTCCAGTTCGTCGCTTCCGGCCGGCGGCGCGTGCAGCCGCCGCTGCTCGGCCGCGACGTCGTCGGCCATCGTTCGCAGCTGCGCGACATCTTGCGCCAGCGCCGCGTTGGCGCGGTATTGCACCACGCCGGTCAACGCGCCGGCCGCCAACACCGCCGCGCCCACCGTCCACTGAAGTTTCGTCACAGCCATAAAAAATCCGCTCACTCCGATTGCCGCCGCCGGAGCGCCGGCCGCGATCGCGCCCGCGAGCCCGCTCGGCGCCGCGCCGACCGCATTCGCCGCCAATGCCGCGCCGAGCGCCGTCGCGCTGGAGCCGACACCGCGCCGCGCGAGTGCGGCATGCAGCTTGTCGAGCGCGCGCTCCACGCGCATCCGCGCGCCGTTTTCGCCGATCCGCAACCGGGCACCGATCTCCGCGAAGCCGCGGTTTTCAAAAAACCGGAGCAAAACCGCCTCGCGATCCCGTTCCGCCAGATCCCGCATCGCGTCGTCGATGACGGGCCGCAGCACCGTCCAGTCGGCCGCCGGCTCGTCATTCCGCGTCAGCTCGTCCATCGCATGCGCCTCCTGCTCGCGCCATCGCCGGCGTTGCTCCCCGCGCACCGCCTTGGCCGCCGCGTAGCCCGCGCTCGTGTAGAGCCAGCCGCTGAGCGACTCGCGCCCGGCGAGCACCGCGGCCTTGCGCGCGAGATCGGCGAACACTCCTTGCGCCACGTCGCGCGCGAGATGGACATCGCCGCCGACCTGCCGGAGCGCCGCCGAGTAAACCAGCGGCAGCCGCCGCGCGACCAACTCGGCGAATGCCGCCTGATCGGCGGACTGGGCATAACGGCGGAGCAGATCGGCATCTTCCATCGCGGTTTTCCTCTAGCACCCGCCCGCGCGCAAAGCGCACAAAATTCCCCGCCCACCATACCGCGTCGGCTACCGAGCTGAGTAACCTATTAGGTTACTCGTTCCGAGCGCGCGCATTCCAATCCCCGCTCTGGCCGCGGGTTCTCGCGCGCGTAAACTACGCTTGCGGCGGAGCGCGTCGCCCGTCGCGCAACGTCAACCGTTTCTCCCCCTCGTGCCATGACCCCGCACACCTACCTCGAACACGGCCTCTCCGTCCTCCACGCACGCCTGCGCACGCCGCGCCAACCCGGCCAACCCGGCTCGCGCGCCGGCGTCCGTCCGTTCGTCACGCTCTCGCGCGAGAGCGGTGCCGGCTCCACCACGCTCGGCCGGGAACTCGTGACGCTGCTCGATCGCGAAGCCGCGAACGACGGCACGCGCTGGGTTCTGCTCGACCGCGATTTGCTCGACCAAGCCCTCAAGCACCACAGCCTGCCCGCCACGCTCGCGGAATTCCTGCCCGAGGATCGCGTCTCCGAAATCCGCGCCACCATCGGCGAACTCGTCGGTCTGCACCCGTCACTCTGGCAACTCGAGCAGAAGGTCGCGGAGGCGGTCCTTCAACTCGCGCATGTCGGCCACGTGATTCTCGCCGGCCGTGCGGCTCATCTCATCACCCGCGCGCTTCCCGGCGGCGTGCACGTGCGTCTCGTGGCCTCGCGCGACGTCCGCATCGCCCGCACCGCGCAGAGCCTGCATTGCAATCACGCCGACGCCGCGCGCCACGTGGATCAGCAGGACGAGGCGCGCCGTCGGTTTGTCCGCGCCAACTTCGACGCCGATCTCGACGATCCGCACGCCTACGACTTGGTGCTCAACACCGACCGCCTCAGCGCCCGCGCCGCCGCCGAAATTGTCGTCGCCGCACTGCTCCAGCGCAACGCGCACGAGCACGAGGCGCACGTTCCCGCCATCGAGTAGCGCGGTCCAGGCGCGCCAAGCGGGTTTCTCGCTCCGGGCCTTCGCGAAGGCGCGATTCGCGCGGCATGGTCGCGGCGCACCGCACAAGCCCACCGTCGTTGTGCGCCGAAGGAATCGGGCGATCGGCCGGACTCACGCCACCGGTTCCGACTGCTGCCTGATGCCGCGCATGTCCACTCGCGGGAACGCAGCTTGTCGCATAGCCGTCGCCAAGACCCGGTCTGCTGCGTCCGTTCGCATGTCTCCGCAGCGTCCTATTTCCACGTTCCATGAGGACAAAACTCTTCTTTGTCGGCGGCGCGGCAGCGCTCGCTCTTGTTGTTTTGGCCGGGCTCCGGCTTCGCGCTCCGCAGGTCGTCTCCAAGTTCCCCTCCGCGGCACCTGAACCACCCGCCGTCCACCCGCCGCCGGCTGCAGCGCATCGGCCGCCAGCGCCCCGTCCGCCCTCGCGCCCCGACATCGATCCCGCTGACGTGGCGGTTGCCGGCGCCTCCTTTGCCGCGGTCTTCCCGACTCTTCAGGGGCGGCCCGCCGATTGGCACGAGTTCAATCGCCGCGAAAACTCCCTCACGGTCGCCGTCCACCCCGATCTGTCGCTGACCTTCCAACGGGAATATCTCAAGGAAGACGGCGGCTATGCGACCTGGGTCGGCCGCGTGCCCGGTTGGCGCGACGCCACCGCCATCGCCACCGCCACTCCGCACGGCACCTACGACGTGCTCGTCAATCTGCCCGGCACCGGCGAGTTCACCGTGCACACTGACCGCGCGGGACAAACCTTCATCCGCGAAAGCGAACTCACCGGCGTGGACTGCGGGAGCGACCCCGCCGCCTCGACCCACGCGCTGGCCACACTCGCACATCGCCCGCTCCCGCTCGCGTCCAAGGCCGCGCTGGCGTCCGCCCCCTACGCCGCGCCCGATTCCGGTGCCGCTCCCGCGAGTCCAGACGCCAGCCCCACCACCGCTGCCCAGCCGGAGCCACCCAAGAACGCTTTCGCGGGCCGCTACGTCGACGTGCTGTTTCTCTACGACCCGCAGTCGCTCGACCCGAACGAGCTGCAAACCTCGCTGCTGTTCCGCAACCGCGGCGTGCCGGCCGACATCCCGGTTTTCCTCGACGGCATGTCGCACAACCAAATCGAAATGGGCAACGTCGTCCTCGCCAACAGCGGCGTGCTCGATTTGCAGTGGCGGCACGTGGGATTGATCCAGTGCCCGGATTTTCAGTTCTCCCCCGGCACATCGGGCAACGGACCGCTCACCGCCATCGGACCCCAAGGCGTCCTCGGCGCGTGGACCGCGAGGCGTGCGGCGGAAGCCGGAGCCGATGCCGTGCACCTCTACATCGGTTCGCGCCATGGCACCCAGGACACCTGGGGCGGCCTCGCGTGGGGCGCCGGAAGGCCTCAACCCGTCGGCACCGCGCGATCTGTCAGCGTGGTGAACGCCGCGTGGACGGTGACCATCCATGAATTGGCCCACGTGATCGGGGCGAACCACGACCGCGCGACGGCCCAGAAACTCGAAGGAGACGGCTACGGTTACGGCATGTTCTGGCGTGACCCGACACCGTTTGCGGAGACCGTCACCATCGCGGCGAATTCCAAGCGGGAAGATTTCTTCAACGGTGCCACGGTCTGGACCCAACCCGACGGAAAGACCGTTCTGACCTATTGGCGCTATGCGCCCTACGCGGACCCGTCCGTCATCGTCACCAACGCCGATGGCACCCGCACGGCCACCACCCACAACTATTGGACGGCGATCACGATCATGGCCTATGGGGCGGACATCCTGCCGTATTTCAGCAATCCGGACCTCGTGATCGACGTCGACGCGACCACCCTGACGACCGGCCACCCACACAACGCCAGAAACATTGGACGCCGGGCGCTCGGCGTGCCCGTCAGCGATCCCGCCGCCGCCAACAACGCCCGATTGCTGCGCGAAAACGGCCCCGTGCTGTCCGACAACCACCCTGAGATCCAAGTCGCGCCCACCATCATCAGACATCCCACCGGCGGCTCCTTCGCCGCCGGCCAATCGATGACCCTCACCGTCGCGGTAAACGCAGGTGGCTCCTATCAATGGCTCAAGGACGGCACTCCGATCCGGCATGCCACCTCCGACACCTACACTCGCGAACTGAGCACCGCCGATGCCGGCGCGTATTCCGTGATCGTCAGCAACCGCCACGGTTCTGCGACCAGCAACAGCGCCACCATCAGCGTGCAATCCAACGGCGGCACGCCACCGCCCAGCAATCCTCCGCCGAACAATCCCGCCCCGACACCCGGCTCCGGTGGCGGCGGTGGCGGTGGCGGCGGCGGCGCACCCTCACTCTATTTTCTCGTCCTCACCGCCGCCCTCGTGTCCAGCCGCCTGCTGCGCCCCGCGAAACGATAGACCCACGCTTCGCGACGGAGACGGGCAACGGAAACCGAAGCAGCCTTTCCCGTCGCGCGCGCGCACCAGCGCGCCCCGTTGACTCCGGCGCGTGCGCCGCGCAACTTCGCGCCCGCATGACGAACCCCGCGTCGCCCCCGCTCGTCCGCGCGCTCGGCCGCTGGACCATGACGGCGCTCGTCGTCAACGGCGTGATCGGCTCCGCGATCTTCGGCCTGCCCGACGACATTGTGCGCCTCGTCGGCGACGCCGCGCCGCTCGCCTACCTGCTCGCCGCAGCCGCGATGCTCGTCTTCATCGCGGTGTTCGCCGAACTCAGCTCGCAATTCACCGAGCCCGGCGGCCCCTACCTTTACGCGCGCGAGGCGTTCGGCCGTTTCTGGGGCGTCGAGATGGGCTGGTTCACCTGGCTCGTGCGACTCACCGCCGCCGCGGCGAACGCCAACCTCTTCGTCATCTACCTCGGCGAATTCTGGCCCGAGGCCACGCAACCGCTCCCGCGCACGCTGCTGCTCGCCGGCCTGATCGGCACGCTCACGTTCATCAACTATCTCGGCGTCACCGGCGCCGCGCGGCTCTCGAATCTCTTCACCGTCGCCAAGCTCCTGCCGCTCGCGCTGCTCATCCTCGTCGGCTTCGCCTTCTCGCGCATTGTCCCGGCACCCGCGCCACTGCCGCCGCTCGCCGAGACGAAATGGATGAGCGCGTTCATCATCCTGCTGTTCACCTACGGCGGCTTCGACATGGCGCTGATTCCCGCTGGCGAATGCCGAGACACGCGCCGCGACCTGCCGTTCGCGCTCTTCACCGGCCTCGCGGTCATCACGACCATCTACGTGCTGCTGCAACTCGTCGCGATGCGCACCGTGCCCAATCTCCCCGACAGCGCGCGCCC
This portion of the Opitutia bacterium genome encodes:
- a CDS encoding amino acid permease → MTNPASPPLVRALGRWTMTALVVNGVIGSAIFGLPDDIVRLVGDAAPLAYLLAAAAMLVFIAVFAELSSQFTEPGGPYLYAREAFGRFWGVEMGWFTWLVRLTAAAANANLFVIYLGEFWPEATQPLPRTLLLAGLIGTLTFINYLGVTGAARLSNLFTVAKLLPLALLILVGFAFSRIVPAPAPLPPLAETKWMSAFIILLFTYGGFDMALIPAGECRDTRRDLPFALFTGLAVITTIYVLLQLVAMRTVPNLPDSARPLADAARSLVGPIGASLIAIGAMVSTSGYLSAQLIGVPRLTFALAQRGDFPAAFGAVHARFRTPHFSILAWGVLTFALALYGNFAWNVGLSGAARLLTYGLSCAALINLRRLRPEISALRLPAGNLIAGLGMLLCVVMASGMELGHVWAIALVAAIAAINWALARRVPR
- a CDS encoding TonB family protein, giving the protein MVARRLPLVYSAALRQVGGDVHLARDVAQGVFADLARKAAVLAGRESLSGWLYTSAGYAAAKAVRGEQRRRWREQEAHAMDELTRNDEPAADWTVLRPVIDDAMRDLAERDREAVLLRFFENRGFAEIGARLRIGENGARMRVERALDKLHAALARRGVGSSATALGAALAANAVGAAPSGLAGAIAAGAPAAAIGVSGFFMAVTKLQWTVGAAVLAAGALTGVVQYRANAALAQDVAQLRTMADDVAAEQRRLHAPPAGSDELERLRAAAAELPGLQARVRERFDELQKRQASRAATVPVRPRKAAPAGPVLPLAELDLKPRPLKQVPPTYPAVMLEFGITGHAVVSFVIGSDGAVADAKVLSSTHGAFDEPALAALAEWKFAPGQKAGMPVNTRAEMALVFTVQRDTDDWF
- a CDS encoding cytidylate kinase-like family protein; amino-acid sequence: MTPHTYLEHGLSVLHARLRTPRQPGQPGSRAGVRPFVTLSRESGAGSTTLGRELVTLLDREAANDGTRWVLLDRDLLDQALKHHSLPATLAEFLPEDRVSEIRATIGELVGLHPSLWQLEQKVAEAVLQLAHVGHVILAGRAAHLITRALPGGVHVRLVASRDVRIARTAQSLHCNHADAARHVDQQDEARRRFVRANFDADLDDPHAYDLVLNTDRLSARAAAEIVVAALLQRNAHEHEAHVPAIE